The proteins below come from a single Marinobacter bohaiensis genomic window:
- the clpS gene encoding ATP-dependent Clp protease adapter ClpS, whose amino-acid sequence MRNIENSLLILNQGDHDQDPDHDDGLVTSPEKPALKRPARFRVVLLNDDYTPMDFVVDVLMKFFAMNEEKATQVMLLVHTQGKAVCGVYTRDIAETKAAQVNQYSSECEHPLLCEIERAD is encoded by the coding sequence ATGCGGAACATCGAGAATTCTCTACTAATATTGAATCAGGGGGATCATGATCAGGATCCGGATCACGACGACGGTCTGGTGACTTCTCCTGAGAAACCGGCCCTGAAACGCCCGGCGCGATTTCGGGTCGTGTTACTCAATGACGATTACACGCCGATGGATTTCGTCGTTGATGTCCTGATGAAATTCTTCGCAATGAACGAAGAAAAGGCGACGCAGGTGATGCTGCTCGTCCATACGCAGGGAAAAGCTGTATGTGGGGTGTACACCCGTGACATCGCGGAGACCAAAGCGGCACAGGTGAACCAGTACTCTTCGGAGTGTGAGCACCCGCTGCTTTGCGAGATTGAACGTGCGGACTGA
- a CDS encoding cold shock domain-containing protein, with translation MPQGKVKWFNNAKGYGFIIEDGGSEDLFAHFSAVQMEGYKTLKAGQTVSFDKKPSDKGTHAVNIVPLDRLEKREPTQSKAANSDHAESRSERSETANDSQMRTAHA, from the coding sequence ATGCCTCAAGGCAAAGTGAAGTGGTTCAATAACGCCAAGGGTTACGGCTTCATTATCGAGGATGGCGGCAGCGAAGACCTGTTTGCTCATTTCTCGGCTGTCCAGATGGAAGGCTACAAGACACTGAAAGCCGGCCAGACGGTCAGTTTCGATAAGAAGCCCAGTGACAAGGGAACCCACGCGGTCAACATCGTCCCTCTTGATCGCCTGGAAAAGCGGGAGCCTACGCAGAGCAAGGCAGCAAACTCCGATCACGCGGAATCGCGATCGGAGCGCTCGGAAACCGCCAACGACAGTCAGATGCGAACGGCCCACGCCTGA
- a CDS encoding pseudouridine synthase, whose protein sequence is MANLILLNKPYNVLCQFTDPEGRPTLADYVPHRDVYPAGRLDFDSEGLVLLTDDGQLQHRIASPRQKMAKTYWVQVDGAIDDAALERLAAGVDLKDGPSRPARARRLEDPDIWPRQPPVRYRANVPTSWIELTLTEGRNRQVRRMTAAVGFPTLRLIRRSIGDWSIDKLAPGESRHLSIHLPRSSGAPRQRRGASRSNRRKT, encoded by the coding sequence ATGGCCAACCTGATTCTCCTCAACAAGCCGTACAACGTACTGTGTCAGTTCACCGACCCTGAGGGGCGTCCAACCCTGGCCGATTATGTGCCCCATCGCGACGTCTACCCGGCTGGGCGGCTCGACTTCGATTCCGAGGGACTGGTGCTGCTGACGGATGACGGCCAACTCCAGCATCGGATTGCCTCGCCGCGCCAGAAGATGGCGAAAACCTACTGGGTGCAGGTCGATGGCGCCATCGATGACGCGGCGCTTGAGCGCCTCGCCGCCGGCGTGGACCTGAAGGACGGCCCCAGCCGTCCGGCCAGGGCCAGGCGTCTGGAAGACCCGGACATCTGGCCGCGCCAGCCGCCGGTGCGTTACCGCGCCAACGTGCCCACCAGTTGGATTGAACTCACGCTAACCGAGGGTCGCAACCGCCAGGTACGTCGCATGACCGCCGCCGTTGGCTTTCCGACCCTCCGCCTGATCCGGCGCTCGATCGGCGACTGGTCCATCGACAAGCTGGCGCCCGGTGAAAGCCGCCACCTCAGTATCCATTTACCCCGATCGTCCGGCGCACCCCGCCAGCGCCGGGGCGCGTCGCGGTCCAACAGAAGGAAGACCTGA
- a CDS encoding NUDIX hydrolase yields MTWKPHATVAVVTEKDGRFLMVEERSNGLVVFNQPAGHVEENETILEAACREALEETGWQVEPRHFLGLYTYQAPATGKTYYRMCFVAEALTHETDELDDDIIAAHWLTYEELKEQSEKLRSPLVMRCIEDYLAGRRFPLSVIIDPAA; encoded by the coding sequence ATGACCTGGAAGCCACACGCCACCGTTGCCGTCGTTACCGAGAAAGACGGTCGATTCCTGATGGTCGAAGAGCGCAGCAATGGACTGGTCGTCTTCAATCAGCCGGCCGGCCATGTGGAAGAGAACGAAACCATCCTGGAGGCGGCCTGCCGGGAAGCCCTTGAGGAAACCGGCTGGCAGGTCGAGCCGCGCCACTTTCTGGGGCTGTACACCTACCAGGCGCCGGCGACCGGCAAAACATACTATCGCATGTGCTTCGTCGCCGAGGCGCTGACTCATGAGACCGACGAACTGGACGACGACATCATCGCCGCCCACTGGCTCACCTACGAAGAGCTCAAGGAGCAGTCGGAAAAACTGCGCAGCCCTCTGGTGATGCGCTGCATTGAGGATTATCTGGCCGGCCGCCGTTTCCCGCTGTCGGTGATCATCGATCCGGCGGCCTGA
- the mnmA gene encoding tRNA 2-thiouridine(34) synthase MnmA → MTESASSANQNTRVIVGMSGGVDSSVAALLLQEQGYTVEGLFMKNWDEDDGTEYCTAMTDLADAQAVADRIGIKLHTASFAAEYWDRVFEHFLSEYRAGRTPNPDILCNKEVKFRAFLDYAVTLGADYIATGHYARRRITDDGRAQLIKGLDDNKDQSYFLHAVSGERIARTLFPVGEIEKPEVRGIAEKAGLVTHDKKDSTGICFIGERKFRDFLKQYIPAQPGNIETPDGDVIGRHQGLMYHTIGQRQGLGIGGLSHYNDDPWYVAEKDLDRNVLIAVQGKQHPLLFSRGLTSGPIDWVAGEPPAKEFRCHAKTRYRQPDQACTVTVTDAGTRVVFDDAQRAVTPGQSVVFYDGDICLGGGVIETTWRDEAPGLDRTAS, encoded by the coding sequence ATGACTGAGTCCGCGTCCAGCGCCAACCAAAACACCCGCGTCATCGTCGGCATGTCCGGCGGTGTTGACTCCTCCGTCGCCGCCCTCCTCCTGCAGGAACAGGGATACACCGTCGAGGGGCTGTTCATGAAAAACTGGGACGAAGACGACGGCACGGAATACTGCACCGCCATGACCGACCTGGCCGACGCCCAGGCGGTGGCCGACAGGATCGGCATCAAACTGCACACCGCCAGCTTTGCCGCCGAGTACTGGGATCGCGTGTTTGAGCACTTCCTGTCGGAATATCGGGCCGGACGCACCCCGAACCCGGATATCCTGTGCAACAAGGAAGTGAAGTTCCGCGCCTTCCTCGACTACGCCGTGACCCTGGGCGCCGACTACATCGCCACTGGCCACTACGCCCGCCGCCGCATCACCGATGACGGCCGCGCGCAGCTGATCAAGGGCCTGGACGACAACAAGGACCAGAGCTACTTCCTGCACGCTGTTTCCGGTGAACGCATTGCGCGCACCCTGTTTCCGGTTGGCGAGATCGAGAAGCCGGAAGTGCGCGGCATCGCCGAGAAAGCGGGTCTGGTCACCCACGACAAGAAGGATTCCACCGGCATCTGCTTCATTGGTGAACGCAAGTTCCGGGATTTCCTCAAACAGTACATTCCGGCCCAGCCGGGAAACATCGAAACGCCGGACGGCGACGTCATTGGCCGCCACCAGGGCCTGATGTACCACACCATCGGCCAGCGACAGGGTCTGGGTATCGGCGGACTGAGCCACTACAACGACGATCCCTGGTACGTGGCGGAGAAAGACCTGGACCGCAACGTGCTGATCGCCGTGCAGGGCAAGCAGCATCCGCTGCTGTTCTCCCGCGGGCTGACCAGCGGCCCCATTGACTGGGTGGCGGGCGAGCCGCCGGCGAAGGAATTCCGCTGCCATGCCAAGACCCGCTACCGCCAGCCTGACCAGGCCTGCACCGTCACGGTGACCGACGCGGGCACCCGCGTGGTTTTTGACGACGCCCAGCGCGCCGTCACCCCCGGTCAATCGGTGGTGTTCTACGACGGCGACATCTGCCTTGGTGGCGGCGTGATCGAAACCACGTGGCGCGATGAAGCGCCCGGCCTGGACCGGACCGCATCCTGA
- the hflD gene encoding high frequency lysogenization protein HflD, protein MSRSLEDQTLALAGVFQAAELVQQIAHQGQCAQSTFETCIRSLFMTDPPNTLSVYGELRDLREGLSVLHGLMQKQDGQQDVEILRYTLNLIHLEARLRKQPDMMDVIGSRIDQARHTAEHFGYNHINLINNLASIYTDTISTFRLRIQVTGDPNQLRVEENAARVRALLLAGIRSAVLWRQLGGRRWHLVFYRKRVVETARRLSEQANQAVFH, encoded by the coding sequence TTGAGCCGCTCACTGGAAGATCAGACCCTGGCCCTGGCCGGCGTGTTTCAAGCCGCCGAACTGGTGCAACAGATTGCCCACCAGGGCCAATGCGCGCAGTCCACGTTCGAGACCTGCATTCGCTCCCTGTTCATGACCGATCCTCCCAACACGCTCAGCGTCTATGGCGAACTGCGTGACCTGCGGGAAGGCCTGTCGGTCCTGCACGGTCTGATGCAGAAGCAGGACGGCCAGCAGGACGTGGAAATCCTGCGCTACACCCTGAACCTGATCCACCTGGAAGCGCGCCTGCGCAAGCAGCCGGACATGATGGACGTCATCGGCAGCCGCATCGACCAGGCCCGCCACACCGCTGAGCATTTCGGCTACAACCACATCAATCTGATCAACAACCTGGCGTCGATCTACACCGACACCATCAGCACCTTCCGTCTGCGCATCCAGGTCACCGGCGACCCCAACCAGCTGCGGGTCGAGGAAAACGCCGCGCGGGTGCGCGCCCTGCTCCTGGCCGGCATCCGCTCCGCCGTGCTCTGGCGGCAGCTGGGTGGGCGCCGCTGGCACCTGGTGTTCTACCGCAAGCGTGTGGTGGAGACCGCCAGGCGACTTTCGGAGCAGGCCAACCAGGCCGTTTTTCACTGA
- the purB gene encoding adenylosuccinate lyase, which produces MELTALTAISPVDGRYGEKVRVFREIFSEYGLIRNRVTVEIRWLQQLAAHPGITEVPALSADADAQLNRLVSEFSLEDAERIKSIERTTNHDVKAVEYFIKEKIADNAELQAITEFVHFACTSEDINNLSHGLMLREGLDHGLLPAMDRVVERLTELADEHAEQPMLSRTHGQTASPSTVGKELANVVYRLRRQLKQIRAVEILGKINGAVGNYNAHLSAYPSVDWAANAEAFVTSLGLSWNPYTTQIEPHDYIAELYDAVARFNTILIDLDRDIWGYISLGYFKQKTVAGEVGSSTMPHKVNPIDFENSEGNLGIANALFGHLSAKLPISRWQRDLTDSTVLRNLGVGFAHSLIAYEATLKGLGKLEVNPARLDADLDHAWEVLAEPIQTVMRRYNIEKPYEKLKELTRGKAMTPELIQDFVRNLDIPETAKEELLALTPATYVGNAVDQTRAL; this is translated from the coding sequence ATGGAATTAACTGCCCTCACCGCCATCTCACCGGTTGACGGCCGGTACGGCGAAAAAGTCCGCGTGTTTCGCGAAATTTTCAGCGAGTATGGCCTGATCAGAAACCGTGTCACGGTGGAAATCCGCTGGCTGCAGCAACTGGCCGCACACCCCGGTATTACCGAAGTGCCGGCCCTGTCCGCTGATGCAGATGCCCAACTGAACCGACTCGTCTCCGAATTCAGCCTGGAAGACGCCGAGCGCATCAAGTCCATCGAGCGCACCACCAACCACGACGTCAAGGCGGTGGAATACTTCATCAAGGAAAAAATCGCGGACAACGCGGAACTGCAGGCCATCACCGAGTTCGTGCACTTCGCCTGCACCTCGGAGGACATCAACAACCTGTCCCACGGCCTGATGCTGCGCGAAGGCCTGGACCACGGCCTGCTGCCGGCCATGGATCGCGTGGTGGAGCGCCTGACCGAGCTGGCCGACGAGCACGCCGAACAGCCGATGCTGTCGCGCACCCACGGCCAGACCGCCTCCCCGTCCACCGTAGGCAAGGAACTGGCCAACGTGGTCTACCGTCTGCGCCGCCAGCTCAAGCAGATCCGTGCCGTCGAGATCCTGGGCAAGATCAACGGCGCCGTGGGCAACTACAACGCGCACCTGTCCGCTTACCCGAGCGTCGACTGGGCGGCCAATGCTGAAGCCTTCGTGACGTCCCTGGGGCTGTCCTGGAACCCTTACACCACCCAGATCGAGCCGCACGACTACATCGCCGAGCTGTACGATGCGGTGGCCCGCTTCAACACCATCCTGATCGATCTCGACCGGGACATCTGGGGCTACATCTCCCTGGGCTACTTCAAGCAGAAGACCGTGGCCGGCGAGGTGGGCTCTTCCACCATGCCGCACAAGGTCAACCCGATCGACTTCGAGAACTCCGAGGGCAACCTGGGCATCGCCAACGCGCTGTTCGGCCACCTGTCCGCCAAGCTGCCGATTTCCCGCTGGCAGCGTGACCTGACCGACTCCACCGTGCTGCGCAACCTGGGCGTCGGTTTCGCCCACAGCCTGATCGCCTATGAGGCGACCCTGAAAGGCCTGGGCAAACTGGAAGTCAACCCGGCACGCCTGGACGCGGACCTGGACCACGCCTGGGAAGTGCTGGCCGAGCCGATCCAGACGGTCATGCGCCGCTACAACATCGAGAAGCCTTACGAGAAGCTCAAGGAACTGACCCGCGGCAAGGCGATGACGCCGGAGCTGATCCAGGACTTCGTGCGCAATCTGGATATCCCCGAGACCGCCAAGGAAGAGCTGCTGGCCCTGACACCGGCGACTTACGTCGGCAACGCGGTCGACCAGACCAGGGCGCTCTGA
- a CDS encoding cupin domain-containing protein: MQLPGGLDVDVFLRDYWQKKPLVIRQAFPGLTCPVTPDELAGLACEEAVESRIVVENDGGRPWQLENGPFQPERFEQLPATHWTLLVQGLDHWVPELAPLLDRFRFIPNWRLDDIMASYAPQGGNVGPHYDQYDVFLLQAEGHREWQFGGQCDETSPRVDGTPLRILKDWQPEETVVLAPGDMLYIPPGVGHHGIAQDDCITLSIGFRAPSHDDILTGFSDFLCNQPGAEQLLRDPDLAPQDNPGLVSDAAVDGVKAIVENALRREDLLALWLGQYSTAPKSAQIVQPPEEALDAEQLGAALEDGFTLRWNEGSRFAYRPMDDRIALFVDGERYLLNGDARWIAPLLCARHQPDPARMREAAADPALAGLLVTLINQGSLYLE; the protein is encoded by the coding sequence ATGCAGCTTCCCGGTGGCCTCGACGTCGATGTCTTCCTGCGCGATTACTGGCAGAAGAAGCCGCTCGTTATCCGTCAGGCCTTTCCCGGCCTGACCTGCCCGGTGACACCGGACGAACTGGCCGGCCTGGCCTGCGAGGAGGCGGTGGAGTCCCGCATCGTCGTCGAGAACGATGGCGGACGCCCCTGGCAGCTGGAGAACGGCCCGTTCCAGCCGGAGCGGTTCGAGCAGTTGCCGGCGACCCACTGGACCCTGCTGGTGCAGGGTCTGGACCACTGGGTGCCGGAGCTGGCCCCGTTACTGGACCGCTTCCGCTTCATCCCCAACTGGCGTCTCGACGACATCATGGCCAGCTACGCGCCGCAAGGCGGCAACGTCGGTCCCCACTACGACCAGTACGACGTGTTCCTGCTGCAGGCGGAAGGCCATCGGGAATGGCAGTTCGGCGGCCAGTGCGATGAAACCTCGCCCCGCGTGGACGGCACGCCGCTGCGCATCCTCAAGGATTGGCAACCGGAAGAAACCGTGGTGCTGGCGCCGGGGGACATGCTCTATATCCCGCCCGGCGTGGGCCATCACGGCATCGCCCAGGACGATTGCATCACCCTGTCCATCGGCTTCCGCGCGCCCAGCCACGACGACATTCTCACCGGCTTCAGCGACTTCCTGTGCAACCAGCCCGGCGCCGAGCAGCTGCTGCGCGACCCGGACCTGGCACCCCAGGACAATCCCGGCCTGGTCAGCGATGCCGCCGTTGATGGCGTCAAGGCGATTGTCGAGAATGCACTGCGCCGGGAAGACCTGCTGGCCCTGTGGCTGGGCCAGTACAGCACCGCGCCCAAGAGCGCCCAGATCGTGCAGCCTCCAGAAGAAGCGCTGGACGCCGAGCAGCTTGGCGCGGCCCTCGAAGACGGTTTTACGCTGCGCTGGAATGAAGGATCGCGCTTCGCCTACCGCCCCATGGACGACCGGATTGCCCTGTTCGTGGACGGTGAACGCTACCTGCTGAACGGCGACGCTCGCTGGATCGCCCCCCTGCTCTGCGCCCGTCACCAGCCGGACCCGGCACGGATGCGTGAAGCCGCCGCGGACCCGGCCCTCGCTGGCCTGCTCGTCACACTGATCAACCAAGGCAGCCTGTACCTGGAATGA
- a CDS encoding GNAT family N-acetyltransferase, with protein sequence MTLKIRKYSWQLAPASIKAIRQQVFIDEQGVPPELEWDDTDEVSDHFVAVLPDNTPVAVARLVPSITDIGRIGRMAVVKEHRGKGYGEQLLRHLMAEGAEQFSELWLSAQQYAVPFYEKLGFHVCSTPYDDAGIPHLDMRCLAATQIIESGREQAPTIAGRDDATWHFAQENDFTDLLDTIAGQANQRLWLYDRLLDHDLYDRERLRDIFSAMARRHRVCEIRLLVHDDKPLVQRRHQIVQLMRRLPSKIELRLVNDDYPAEDAPFLIGDRETIAWRHGFDTLEGWARFSDSGRVKLQAEAFQRMWDTARPSLELRELPL encoded by the coding sequence ATGACACTGAAGATTCGCAAATACAGCTGGCAGCTGGCGCCGGCCTCGATCAAGGCCATTCGTCAGCAGGTGTTCATCGACGAACAGGGTGTCCCGCCCGAGCTGGAGTGGGACGATACGGACGAGGTGTCCGATCATTTCGTCGCGGTCCTGCCGGACAACACGCCGGTGGCGGTCGCCCGCCTGGTGCCGTCGATCACCGACATCGGCCGCATCGGACGCATGGCGGTCGTCAAGGAGCACCGGGGTAAGGGCTACGGCGAGCAGCTGTTGCGCCACCTGATGGCAGAAGGCGCCGAACAGTTCAGCGAACTCTGGCTCAGCGCCCAGCAATACGCGGTGCCCTTCTACGAGAAGCTGGGCTTCCATGTATGCTCCACGCCTTACGACGACGCCGGCATACCGCATCTGGACATGCGCTGTCTGGCCGCGACCCAGATTATCGAGTCCGGCCGGGAACAGGCTCCAACCATCGCTGGGCGCGATGACGCCACCTGGCATTTTGCCCAGGAGAATGATTTTACCGATTTGCTGGACACGATCGCCGGTCAGGCCAACCAGCGCCTCTGGCTCTACGACCGCCTGCTGGATCACGACCTCTACGACCGCGAGCGTCTGCGGGACATTTTCTCCGCCATGGCGCGGCGTCACCGGGTCTGCGAGATCCGCCTGCTGGTCCACGACGACAAGCCGCTGGTCCAGCGCCGCCACCAGATTGTGCAGCTGATGCGCCGACTGCCCAGCAAGATCGAGTTGCGCCTGGTCAATGACGACTACCCGGCCGAAGACGCGCCTTTCCTGATTGGCGATCGCGAGACCATCGCCTGGCGCCACGGTTTCGACACCCTGGAAGGCTGGGCCCGGTTCAGCGACTCCGGGCGGGTCAAACTCCAGGCGGAGGCCTTCCAGCGTATGTGGGATACGGCCCGCCCGTCCCTGGAGCTGCGCGAACTACCGCTCTGA
- a CDS encoding LysR family transcriptional regulator: MDISRVDLNLLVYLDVLLREKNVTKAANHLGITQPAMSNGLRRLRDLFEDPLLVRTSEGMTATERALELKPLVRSVLSDIERAVQAKSEFSAADSNRVFRIMASDYAESCLIPRVLRRIRQEAPNVTLDVLTPSDVSFPDVEQGRLDMAINRFDKLPQSFHQKTLWTEYFACLMSAHNPILREPFTLDTYLDASHIWVSKTGFGVGVGVNPQDVQRLGWVDEALGLMGRKRRISVFTRHYQVAMLLAEQHDLIATLPSRAAWLQQHNANLVVKVPPFRIPPFELKMAWSPLLQHNPDHQWLRRLIVDVAAEVDEEFADFGRPFENQGPQPSLQSER, encoded by the coding sequence ATGGATATTTCCCGCGTCGACCTGAATCTTCTGGTCTATCTCGACGTGTTGTTGCGCGAAAAGAACGTCACCAAGGCGGCCAATCACCTGGGTATTACCCAGCCGGCCATGAGCAACGGCCTGCGCCGCCTTCGCGATCTGTTCGAAGACCCTCTGCTGGTGCGCACCAGTGAGGGGATGACGGCCACCGAAAGGGCGCTAGAGCTTAAACCGCTGGTGCGTAGCGTGCTCTCGGACATAGAGCGGGCGGTGCAGGCCAAGTCCGAATTCTCCGCCGCGGACAGTAACCGGGTGTTCCGTATCATGGCCAGTGATTACGCCGAATCCTGCCTGATCCCCCGGGTCCTTCGCCGTATCCGCCAGGAAGCGCCAAATGTGACGCTGGACGTGCTGACGCCCAGTGACGTGAGCTTCCCCGATGTGGAGCAGGGGCGGCTGGACATGGCCATCAACCGTTTCGACAAGCTGCCGCAGTCGTTCCACCAGAAAACCCTGTGGACCGAGTATTTCGCCTGCCTGATGAGCGCGCACAACCCGATCCTGCGCGAGCCATTTACCCTCGACACCTACCTTGACGCCAGTCACATCTGGGTCAGCAAGACCGGGTTTGGGGTGGGCGTCGGGGTCAACCCGCAGGACGTGCAGCGGCTGGGTTGGGTGGACGAAGCGCTGGGTCTGATGGGGCGCAAGCGGCGGATTTCGGTATTTACCCGTCATTATCAGGTGGCGATGTTGCTGGCCGAGCAACACGACCTGATCGCCACGCTACCCAGCCGGGCCGCCTGGCTTCAGCAGCACAACGCCAACCTGGTGGTGAAAGTGCCGCCATTCCGGATCCCCCCGTTCGAACTGAAAATGGCCTGGAGCCCGCTGCTCCAGCACAACCCGGATCACCAGTGGCTGCGCCGCCTGATTGTGGATGTGGCGGCCGAGGTGGATGAGGAATTTGCCGACTTCGGCCGGCCCTTCGAAAACCAGGGGCCGCAGCCGAGTCTGCAGTCAGAGCGGTAG
- a CDS encoding hybrid sensor histidine kinase/response regulator produces MTFTKRLSFRLTRNTVLLAMALGVLLNMVQVTLDYFTARKSMDEEIRALMDISFSPASQIAYNIDTRLAKELLDGLLRHPAIIDARIVDPDGRVLAASSRRSTESTYRVLSDFLFGSSREYSENLRVPQLEEIPLGQLEVRIDTYHYGTAFLSRAGYTLFSGFIKSLILSIILLFVFYFILTKPLMRVIQALREVEPQAPEKVRLPIPGNHQNDEIGQMVGIINEHLDTIDSSLDQVRLAESKMKHYSSKLEREVEDRTREISEKNEALQRGNRALIRAKEDAVHRARSRANFLASMSHEIRTPLNGVLGMLELALDGEMSPSQRNRLEIARNAGQSLLGLLNDILDISKVEAGKLSLEAIEFSLRDVIEECATLLNQQARGRDVQLVIDIDPALPETFQGDPTRVRQIINNLLGNGIKFTEAGEVRIRALCQDGETRIDVIDTGIGMTDETLRRIFSPFAQGKADTTRRFGGTGLGLTLCRQLVERMHGQITVESRENRGTHFTVILPLPVRSPSLVTQMDQSPLRDQGVILDIPLDNPHRLPLERQLQAWQIPVLETDAEQAGAYLCDTDLWTRGALVDQSPVAPLILFGEPEQSITNLAGETPRVVALPLRRDQLQDVLQWASGERAADEIAAPSPPREASPDLNILLVEDNRVNQIVASSMLRKLGYRVDLAENGERALAALRQQDYDIVLMDCQMPVMDGYAATGHIRKHPQWKHLPVIAVTANVMQGDKEDCLAAGMNDYVTKPYNKDELRAVIERWAGHTVAQGK; encoded by the coding sequence ATGACATTCACAAAGCGCCTGTCGTTCAGGCTGACCCGCAACACAGTGCTCCTGGCCATGGCCCTGGGCGTCCTGCTCAATATGGTCCAGGTCACGCTGGACTATTTCACCGCCCGCAAGAGCATGGACGAGGAAATCCGGGCACTGATGGACATCAGTTTCAGCCCTGCCTCCCAGATCGCCTACAACATCGACACCCGCCTGGCCAAGGAACTGCTCGATGGCCTGCTGCGCCACCCGGCAATCATCGACGCCCGCATCGTCGACCCGGACGGCCGGGTGCTGGCCGCCTCTTCACGGCGCTCCACCGAGTCCACCTACCGGGTTCTGAGCGACTTCCTGTTCGGATCTTCCCGCGAATACAGTGAAAACCTGCGCGTGCCCCAGCTGGAGGAAATCCCCCTCGGCCAACTGGAAGTGCGCATCGACACCTATCACTACGGCACGGCCTTTCTGAGCCGCGCCGGGTATACCCTGTTCAGCGGCTTCATCAAGAGCCTGATCCTGAGCATCATCCTGCTGTTCGTGTTCTATTTCATCCTCACCAAACCGCTGATGCGAGTCATCCAGGCCCTGCGCGAGGTGGAACCGCAGGCGCCGGAAAAAGTGCGTCTGCCGATCCCGGGCAATCACCAGAACGACGAGATCGGTCAGATGGTCGGCATCATCAACGAGCACCTGGATACCATCGACAGCAGCCTGGACCAGGTGCGCCTGGCCGAAAGCAAGATGAAGCACTATTCGTCCAAGCTGGAACGGGAGGTCGAAGACCGCACCCGGGAGATCTCCGAGAAGAACGAAGCCCTGCAACGCGGCAACCGGGCCCTGATCCGGGCCAAGGAAGACGCCGTACACCGGGCCCGCAGCCGCGCTAACTTCCTGGCCAGCATGAGTCACGAAATCCGCACCCCACTCAACGGCGTGCTGGGTATGCTGGAGCTGGCCCTGGACGGCGAGATGTCGCCAAGTCAGCGCAACCGGCTGGAGATCGCCCGCAACGCCGGCCAAAGCCTCCTGGGACTGCTCAACGACATTCTGGACATTTCCAAGGTGGAAGCCGGCAAACTGAGCCTGGAAGCGATCGAGTTCAGCCTGCGCGATGTCATTGAGGAATGCGCCACCCTGCTCAACCAGCAGGCCCGAGGCCGCGACGTGCAACTGGTGATCGACATCGACCCGGCCCTGCCGGAAACCTTCCAGGGCGACCCGACCCGGGTACGCCAGATCATCAACAACCTGCTGGGCAACGGCATCAAGTTCACCGAGGCCGGTGAAGTCCGCATCCGCGCTCTGTGCCAGGATGGCGAGACCCGGATTGACGTGATCGATACCGGCATCGGCATGACCGACGAGACCCTGCGCCGCATCTTTTCGCCGTTTGCCCAGGGTAAAGCCGACACCACCCGACGCTTCGGCGGCACCGGGCTCGGGCTGACCCTGTGCCGGCAATTGGTGGAACGCATGCATGGACAGATTACCGTGGAGTCCCGCGAAAACCGCGGCACCCATTTCACAGTCATCCTGCCCCTGCCCGTCCGCAGCCCGTCCCTGGTCACCCAGATGGACCAGTCCCCGTTGCGGGACCAGGGCGTCATCCTCGACATCCCGCTGGACAATCCGCATCGCCTGCCACTGGAACGTCAGCTCCAGGCCTGGCAGATTCCCGTGCTGGAAACCGATGCCGAGCAGGCCGGCGCCTACCTGTGCGACACGGATCTCTGGACCCGGGGGGCGCTGGTGGATCAGTCCCCCGTTGCCCCCCTGATCCTGTTCGGTGAACCGGAGCAGTCGATCACCAACCTGGCCGGGGAAACACCTCGGGTAGTGGCCCTGCCCCTACGCCGCGACCAGCTGCAGGACGTTCTGCAGTGGGCTTCAGGGGAACGGGCAGCGGATGAGATCGCCGCGCCCTCGCCGCCCCGGGAAGCGAGCCCGGACCTGAACATCCTTCTGGTGGAGGACAACCGGGTCAACCAGATCGTGGCCAGCAGCATGCTGCGCAAGCTGGGGTATCGGGTGGATCTGGCGGAGAACGGTGAGCGGGCCCTGGCCGCCCTGCGCCAGCAGGATTACGACATCGTGCTGATGGACTGTCAGATGCCGGTGATGGACGGCTACGCCGCCACTGGCCACATTCGCAAACACCCGCAATGGAAACATCTGCCGGTGATCGCCGTAACGGCCAACGTCATGCAGGGGGACAAGGAAGACTGCCTGGCAGCGGGCATGAACGACTACGTCACCAAGCCCTACAACAAGGACGAGCTACGCGCGGTGATCGAACGCTGGGCCGGCCATACCGTCGCTCAGGGTAAATGA